A stretch of Lathyrus oleraceus cultivar Zhongwan6 chromosome 6, CAAS_Psat_ZW6_1.0, whole genome shotgun sequence DNA encodes these proteins:
- the LOC127092880 gene encoding peroxisomal membrane protein PMP22, with amino-acid sequence MSDIVNDAWKKYLLQLQLHPLRTKAITASLLAGFSDAVAQKIYGAKKLQLRRILLFMLYGFAYSGPFGHFLHKLMDTLFKGKKGNETVTKKVILEQITSAPWNNFVFMMYYGLVIEGRPWNLVMNKVKNDYPSVQMTAWKFWPVVGWVNYQYMPLQFRVLFHSFVASCWGIFLNLKARSGAIKKA; translated from the exons ATGTCCGACATAGTGAACGATGCCTGGAAGAAATATCTCCTGCAGCTTCAGCTTCATCCTCTAAGAACCAAG GCAATTACTGCATCACTTCTAGCTGGTTTTAGTGATGCTGTGGCACAGAAAATATATGGAGCTAAGAAGCTTCAACTCAGAAGGATTCTTCTTTTCATG CTATATGGTTTTGCTTATTCTGGACCCTTTGGACATTTTCTTCACAAATTGATGGATACACTTTTCAAGGGGAAGAAGGGCAATGAAACTGTTACTAAGAAG GTGATTCTTGAACAAATAACTAGTGCTCCATGGAACAACTTTGTCTTCATGATGTATTATGGATTGGTCATAGAAG GAAGACCTTGGAATCTAGTAATGAACAAAGTGAAAAACGACTACCCTTCTGTCCAAATGACCGCGTGGAAG TTTTGGCCTGTCGTTGGTTGGGTGAATTATCAGTATATGCCTTTGCAGTTCCGTGTTTTATTTCACAGCTTTGTTGCTTCATGCTG GGGAATCTTTCTGAATCTGAAAGCAAGATCTGGTGCTATCAAGAAAGCCTAG